The following are encoded together in the Lathyrus oleraceus cultivar Zhongwan6 chromosome 3, CAAS_Psat_ZW6_1.0, whole genome shotgun sequence genome:
- the LOC127128446 gene encoding protein MAIN-LIKE 2-like — protein MSLLTMGEAHRGTVANIATYDVSRFRTRVHEFVPMDPMIQPYVELAGFGHISKIMSWSIDNKFILALCERWRPETHTFWFPTGECTVTLEDVYMLLGLRIEGKAVNGKTNYANSICMELLDTDLLDDNARGQGILLSRLKSYYNSLYLDEHSTEDA, from the exons atgtctttactcacaatgggcgaagcacacagaggaacagttgcaaacatcgcaacatac gatgtatcaaggtttcgaactcgagtccacgaatttgtcccaatggacccgatgattcaaccttatgttgaactcgccggttttggtcacattagcaagattatgtcttggtctatagataacaagttcattctagccttatgcgaaagatggaggccagagacacacacattttggtttccaaccggtgagtgtaccgtgacgttagaagatgtctacatgcttttaggactacgaattgaaggcaaagctgttaatggtaagaccaactatgcaaattcaatttgcatggagcttttagacactgatttgttagatgataatgctagaggtcaaggtatactactctcacgcctaaagtcatattataatagtttatatttagatgagcattctaccgaagatgcttGA